CGCTCGTCACGGTCGAGGACTGGGTCGATGCCCAGGCGCGGCTCGCCGATGCCCTGGGCATCGAGCGCTTTGCCGCGGTGCTGGGCGGGTCGCTGGGGGGCATGCAGGCGCTGTCCTGGGCGATCCGCTACCCGCAGCGCCTGCGGCACTGCGTGGCCATCGCCACGACGCCGCGCCTGTCGGCGCAGAACATCGCCTTCAACGACGTGGCGCGGACCGCGATTCGCAGCGACCCCGATTTTCATGACGGCGATTTCTATGCCCACGGCGTCGTGCCCAGACGCGGCCTGCAGGTGGCGCGCATGCTCGGCCACATCACCTATCTTTCCGGCGACGACATGACCGAGCGCTTCGGCCGCAGCCTGCGCAGCGGCGATTACAGTTTCGGCTACGGCGCCGAGTTCGAAGTCGAGTCCTACCTGCGGTACCAGGGCGACAAGTTCTCCGAGTATTTCGACGCCAACACGTATCTGCTGATCACGCGGGCGCTCGACTATTTCGACCCCGCGCGGGAGCACGGCGGCGATCTCGTGCGCGCACTGGCGCCGGCGATCGCGAAGTTTCTCCTCATCTCGTTCACCACCGACTGGCGCTTCGCGCCGGAACGGACGCGCGAGATCGCTTCGGCGCTGATCGCCAACGGCCGCGACGTGGTCTGCTCGGAGATCGATGCGCCGCACGGACACGACGCGTTCCTGCTTGCGGATCCGCGTTACCACGGCCTCGTGGCGGCGTATTTCCAGCGCATCGCCCAGGAGGGCGCGTGATGTTGCGCCAGGACCTTGCACTCATCGCGCAGTGGATCGGCGACGGCACCCGCGTGCTCGACCTGGGTTGCGGCGACGGAATCCTGCTCGAGCACCTGCGCACCGCGCGCCGCTGCCATGGCTACGGCGTCGAGATCGCCGACGAGTCGGTGCTGGCCTGCGCGCGCCGGGGCGTCAACGTCATCCAGGCCGACCTGGAATCCGGCCTGCGCATGTTCGCCGACGACATGTTCGAGACGGTCGTGCTGTCGCAGACCCTGCAGGCGATGCACCATGTCGAGGCGATCCTGCGCGAAATGGGACGGGTCGGGCGGCGCGGCATCGTGAGTTTCCCGAATTTCGGTCACTGGCGTCATGCCGTCTCCCTGCTTGGCGGCCGGATGCCCGTCACTCCGGAGATTCCTTATCAGTGGTACGACACCCCGAACA
This genomic window from Burkholderiales bacterium GJ-E10 contains:
- a CDS encoding homoserine O-acetyltransferase; this encodes MTAMTAEAPADARSVGLVEPRTMGFDVPLPLASGAQLAQYELRYETYGTLNAARDNAVLVCHALNASHHVAGTYAGVPRSTGWWDNMVGPGKPVDTRRFFVIGVNNLGSCFGSTGPMSIDPATGKPYGASFPLVTVEDWVDAQARLADALGIERFAAVLGGSLGGMQALSWAIRYPQRLRHCVAIATTPRLSAQNIAFNDVARTAIRSDPDFHDGDFYAHGVVPRRGLQVARMLGHITYLSGDDMTERFGRSLRSGDYSFGYGAEFEVESYLRYQGDKFSEYFDANTYLLITRALDYFDPAREHGGDLVRALAPAIAKFLLISFTTDWRFAPERTREIASALIANGRDVVCSEIDAPHGHDAFLLADPRYHGLVAAYFQRIAQEGA
- a CDS encoding methionine biosynthesis protein MetW yields the protein MLRQDLALIAQWIGDGTRVLDLGCGDGILLEHLRTARRCHGYGVEIADESVLACARRGVNVIQADLESGLRMFADDMFETVVLSQTLQAMHHVEAILREMGRVGRRGIVSFPNFGHWRHAVSLLGGRMPVTPEIPYQWYDTPNIHLCTPKDFEVLAARLGLRITDRALLARGRPVRFLPDLRATVAVYRFENPAG